One window from the genome of Glycine soja cultivar W05 chromosome 12, ASM419377v2, whole genome shotgun sequence encodes:
- the LOC114379821 gene encoding UDP-D-apiose/UDP-D-xylose synthase 2-like — MARVDLDGNPMKALTICMIGAGGFIGSHLCEKLMSETPHTVLALDVYNDKIKHLLEPSDSPWAGRITFHRLNIKHDSRLEGLIKMADLTINLAAICTPADYNTRPLDTIYSNFIDALPVVKYCSENNKRLIHFSTCEVYGKTIGAFLPKDSPLRKDPAYYVLKEDESPCIFGSIEKQRWSYACAKQLIERLIYAEGAENGLEFTIVRPFNWIGPRMDFIPGIDGPSEGVPRVLACFSNNLLRGEPLKLVDGGQSQRTFVYIKDAIEAVLLMIENPARANGHIFNVGNPNNEVTVRQLAEIMIKVYSKVSGEQTPETPTVDVSSKEFYGEGYDDSDKRIPDMTIINRQLGWNPKTSLWDLLESTLTYQHRTYAEAVKKVIAKPVAS; from the exons ATGGCGCGAGTGGATCTGGACGGGAACCCCATGAAGGCACTTACGATCTGCATGATCGGCGCTGGCGGCTTCATAGGCTCGCATCTCTGCGAGAAGCTCATGTCCGAAACCCCTCACACCGTCCTCGCCCTCGACGTCTACAACGACAAGATCAAACACCTCCTCGAACCCTCCGATTCCCCCTGGGCCGGCCGCATCACCTTCCACCGCCTCAACATCAAACACGACTCTCGCCTCGAAGGCCTCATCAAGATGGCAGATCTC ACTATTAATCTGGCTGCCATTTGCACTCCCGCGGATTACAACACCCGCCCTCTCGACACCATTTACAGCAATTTCATCGACGCGCTCCCCGTG GTGAAATACTGTTCCGAGAACAACAAGCGCCTTATCCATTTCTCTACTTGCGAAGTGTACGGAAAGACGATTGGAGCCTTTCTCCCTAAAGATAGTCCTCTTCGTAAG GATCCGGCATACTATGTTCTTAAAGAAGACGAGTCTCCTTGCATTTTTGGTTCTATTGAAAAACAGAGGTGGTCTTATGCCTGTGCGAAACAGTTGATTGAGAGGCTGATTTATG CTGAGGGTGCTGAAAATGGCTTGGAGTTCACAATTGTGAGGCCTTTTAACTGGATTGGACCTCGAATGGATTTCATTCCTGGCATTGATGGTCCAAGTGAGGGTGTTCCCCGGGTTCTTGCATGCTTTAGCAAT AATCTTCTCAGAGGAGAGCCCCTCAAGCTTGTGGACGGTGGCCAGTCCCAGAGAACCTTTGTTTACATTAAAGATGCTATTGAAGCTGTCTTGTTGATGATT GAAAACCCTGCCAGGGCCAATGGCCACATATTTAATGTGGGTAACCCAAACAATGAGGTTACTGTTAGGCAGCTTGCTGAAATAATGATTAAG GTTTATTCAAAGGTAAGTGGCGAACAAACTCCTGAAACACCTACCGTTGATGTGAGCTCAAAAGAATTTTATGGTGAGGGATATGATGATAGTGACAAGAGAATCCCTGACATGACCATAATAAACAGGCAGCTTG GATGGAATCCCAAGACTTCACTTTGGGACCTGCTTGAGTCCACTCTGACATATCAGCACAGGACATATGCTGAAGCCGTTAAGAAAGTCATTGCAAAACCCGTTGCAAGTTAA
- the LOC114380546 gene encoding AP-2 complex subunit alpha-2-like, with the protein MQPIGNTGERFCSLCLKDSGVLYEDPYIQIGVEAEWRAHHGHLVLFLGNKNTSPLISVQSLVLPPAHLKMELSLVPETIPPRSQVQCPLKIINLHPSRDVAVLDFSYKFDNNMVNAKLHLLAVLNKFLEPIPVSAEEFSPQWKITFLTTFKASRSG; encoded by the exons ATGCAG CCCATTGGAAATACTGGTGaaagattttgttctttgtgcTTGAAGGATAGTGGTGTTCTATATGAGGATCCTTATATTCag ATTGGTGTTGAAGCAGAGTGGAGGGCTCATCATGGGCATTTGGTTCTTTTCTTGGGGAACAAGAATACTTCTCCTCTTATCTCTGTTCAATCTTTAGTGTTGCCTCCTGCTCATTTGAAGATGGAGCTTTCACTAGTACCAGAAACCATACCTCCCCGGTCACAG GTACAATGTCCACTCAAAATCATTAATCTCCACCCAAGCAGGGATGTAGCTGTTCTTGACTTCTCATACAAGTTTGATAACAATATG GTCAACGCCAAACTTCACCTTCTAGCTGTCCTAAATAAGTTTCTTGAGCCTATACCTGTATCTGCTGAAGAATTTTCCCCTCAATGGAAAATCACTTTCTTGACCACCTTTAAAGCTTCAAGAAGTG GTTAG
- the LOC114380545 gene encoding DDT domain-containing protein PTM-like, with translation MEPPAARPRGRPRKRRRKEEEENEAEAKRQAMGTRAIALVGRYVLKDFPGNGIFLGKVVYYECGLYRVSYEDGDFEDLDSGEVRTILVKDDEEFDKDFARRRAALEKLVAKKNSVKAKDVSESRGEGREEQSAVGEAELKGGLVLEKNEGEGNENDMEDDSSSDSSFGEIESGTTDAELLPPMPLPPELPSSSGTIGVPEESVSHLFAVYGFLRSFSTQLFLMPFTLDEFVGAVNCRVPNTVFDAVHLSLMKVLRRHLEALSSEGSEIASKCLRCYDWSLLDSLTWPVFAIQYLVVSGHTTAHEWRGFYKEVSTDEYYLLPVSRKLMILQILCDNALESEEIVMEMNIRRESEVGMDYDGEDILPSEVGLRRVQPRYANTPASEDKEATKFVSASNAVNQPGSSISYSRDTEGTEDGDVDRNGDECRLCGMDGILLCCDGCPSAYHSRCIGVLKNHIPEGPWYCPECKINMMGPTIAKGTSLRGAEIFGKDLYGQLFMGTCEHLLVLNIGNDEFCHRYYNLNDIPKVLKVLYGSTEHRAIYHDICMAVLQYCNIPESTLLFPPLGETPLSPATQCNGNGSSNECPSSKCSLVNGQIGNYDHANDTVNLSSQTKESTQAGFEKCERNVTNDPAYMGFSYKPLLYINHYAHGDFAASAAAKFALLSSEESRSEGHVSDNQRKTASGNTYLQAKAFSLTASRFFWPSSEKKPVEVPRERCGWCFSCKAPASSKRGCMLNHAALSATKSAVKMLAGFSPIRSGEAILPSIATYIIYMEECLRGLVVGPFLSASYRRQWRKQVEQAPTFSAIKPLLLKLEENIRTIVFCGDWVKLMDDWLVEFSMVQSASSTLGTAQKRAPSGRRYKKRLANDEATADGCPENFVWWRGGKFTKFIFQKAVLPKSMVRKAARQGGSRKISGIFYADGSEIPKRSRQLVWRVAVQMSRNASQLALQVRYLDFYLRWSDLIRPEQNIQDGKGQETEASAFRNANICDNKLVEGKSCYGIAFGSQKHLPSRVMKNVVQVEQDPEGKEKYWFFETRIPLYLIKEYEEGNGNMPCNEEHLNTASELLHRRRLKAICKDIFFYLTCKRDNLDVVSCSVCQMGVLIRDAHKCNACQGYCHEGCSTRSTVSANEVEYLTTCKQCYHARLLAQKENTNESPTSPLLLQGRENNSGTFLNGSRPKSHDQVLKSSRTKANNPNVKQVTPVTALKGTKAKYYEQEPTSTRTKDNNHFGTPQVASEATLTGKKPRKNCSWGIIWQKKNNEDTDNDFWLRNILLKGGSNMPQLKPVCHLCRKPYMSDLTYICCETCQNWYHAEAVELEESKISSVLGFKCCKCRRIKSPVCPYSDLKPKRQEGKKSRTRTKKKEHSGADSDSGAIYYDMRDCEVATPVFHVEDDPSHVFPVEGDPTHVFPVEDDPLLFSLSSVELLTEPKMEGDVEWNSVPGPGLRKLPVRRNVKHEGDGDVSFGGMPADVSPPLEYASAVDFDNKLLNDSDNVNYDDYMDFEPNTYFSLTELLQPDDGSQFEGVDVSADLSGYLENSSTLIPEERGDDKTEPAFSLQDTGGDLSGYLENSITFIPEECGDVMTEPTFSLQDTGFSCMKCSQMEPAPDLFCEICGILIHSQCSPWVEIPSRLGSWRCGNCRDW, from the exons ATGGAACCGCCGGCTGCTCGACCGAGGGGTCGACCGAGGAAacgaagaagaaaggaggaggaggagaatgaGGCCGAAGCAAAAAGGCAGGCTATGGGAACGCGAGCCATAGCTTTGGTAGGGAGGTACGTGCTCAAGGATTTTCCCGGAAACGGAATTTTTCTCGGGAAAGTGGTGTACTATGAGTGCGGATTGTACCGGGTGAGTTACGAGGATGGCGATTTTGAGGATCTCGACAGTGGAGAGGTGCGCACCATTCTCGTGAAAGATGATGAGGAGTTTGATAAAGACTTCGCCCGGAGGAGGGCCGCGTTGGAGAAATTGGTGGCGAAGAAGAATAGTGTAAAGGCCAAAGATGTTTCGGAGAGCCGTGGTGAAGGGAGGGAGGAGCAATCGGCCGTTGGGGAGGCTGAATTGAAAGGTGGGTTGGtgttggagaaaaatgaaggagaaGGGAACGAAAATGATATGGAGGATGATTCTTCCAGTGACTCAAGCTTCGGGGAAATCGAGTCTGGGACTACTGATGCAGAGTTACTGCCGCCTATGCCGCTGCCGCCGGAGTTGCCCTCGTCGTCCGGCACCATTGGTGTACCGGAGGAGTCTGTATCCCATTTGTTTGCTGTATACGGATTCCTCAGATCATTCAGCACCCAGTTATTTCTTATGCCATTCACACTGGACGAGTTTGTGGGTGCTGTAAATTGTCGTGTTCCAAACACGGTGTTCGATGCCGTTCACCTTTCCTTGATGAAAGTGTTGCGGAGGCATCTGGAAGCCCTCTCATCGGAGGGCTCAGAGATTGCTTCCAAATGTCTCAG GTGCTATGATTGGAGCTTGCTGGATTCATTGACTTGGCCAGTTTTTGCAATTCAGTATTTAGTAGTCAGTGGACACACAACTGCTCATGAATGGCGAGGATTTTACAAAGAAGTTTCCACCGATGAATATTATTTGTTGCCTGTGAGTAGGAAGTTGATGATATTGCAAATTCTCTGTGATAATGCTCTGGAATCTGAGGAGATTGTAATGGAAATGAACATTCGGAGGGAATCAGAGGTTGGGATGGATTATGATGGAGAGGATATCCTTCCTTCAGAAGTTGGGCTTAGAAGAGTCCAGCCAAGATATGCCAATACTCCAGCTTCTGAGGATAAAGAAGCTACAAAGTTTGTTTCAGCTTCAAATGCTGTGAACCAACCTGGGAGCTCTATTTCATATTCCAGAGATACAGAAGGCACTGAAGATGGTGATGTTGATAGAAATGGAGATGAATGTCGCCTTTGTGGAATGGATGGGATCCTGCTTTGTTGTGATGGGTGTCCCTCTGCTTATCATTCAAGGTGTATTGGTGTGTTGAAAAATCATATACCAGAAGGGCCATGGTATTGTCCCGAGTGCAAAATCAATATGATGGGGCCAACCATTGCAAAGGGAACATCACTTCGAGGGGCGGAAATATTTGGAAAGGATTTGTATGGGCAACTCTTCATGGGTACCTGCGAACACTTACTTGT GCTGAATATTGGGAATGATGAGTTTTGTCATAGATATTACAATCTGAATGACATTCCCAAGGTTCTCAAAGTGCTTTATGGATCCACGGAGCACAGGGCTATATATCATGATATTTGCATGGCTGTGCTTCAATATTGCAATATTCCAGAAAGTACTTTATTATTTCCTCCTTTGGGTGAAACCCCTCTAAGTCCTGCTACTCAATGCAATGGCAACGGTAGCAGCAACGAGTGCCCTTCTTCCAAGTGCTCTTTGGTAAATGGTCAAATTGGTAACTATGACCATGCAAATGATACAGTAAATCTTTCTTCCCAAACCAAAGAAAGCACACAAGCAGGTTTTGAAAAGTGTGAACGCAATGTAACCAATGATCCTGCATACATGGGTTTCTCCTATAAGCCTTTGTTGTACATTAATCACTATGCTCATGGTGATTTTGCTGCATCAGCAGCTGCTAAATTTGCCCTTCTTTCCTCAGAGGAATCTAGATCAGAGGGCCATGTGTCAGACAATCAGAGGAAAACTGCATCTGGAAACACTTACTTGCAAGCAAAAGCATTCTCACTAACAGCTTCGCGTTTCTTTTGGCCAAGTTCTGAAAAGAAGCCTGTGGAAGTTCCAAGAGAAAGGTGTGGCTGGTGCTTTTCTTGTAAAGCCCCTGCTTCAAGCAAGAGAGGATGCATGTTAAATCATGCAGCTCTAAGTGCCACAAAAAGTGCTGTAAAAATGCTTGCTGGTTTTTCTCCTATAAGAAGTGGAGAGGCAATACTTCCTAGTATTGCAACTTACATTATATACATGGAGGAATGTCTACGTGGTTTAGTAGTTGGGCCCTTCCTAAGTGCAAGCTATAGAAGGCAATGGCGTAAGCAAGTGGAACAGGCACCAACATTTAGTGCTATCAAACCACTTTTACTTAAA CTTGAGGAGAACATTCGAACGATTGTTTTTTGTGGGGACTGGGTTAAGCTGATGGATGATTGGTTGGTTGAATTTTCCATGGTACAAAGTGCCTCATCTACTCTTGGAACAGCACAGAAACGTGCACCAAGTGGTAGGCGTTACAAGAAGCGGTTAGCTAATGATGAAGCTACAGCTGATGGTTGCCCTGAAAACTTTGTGTGGTGGCGTGGTGGCAAATTCACCAAATTTATATTCCAGAAAGCAGTCTTGCCAAAATCCATGGTCAGGAAAGCAGCACGTcaag GTGGTTCAAGAAAAATTTCTGGCATTTTTTATGCTGATGGCTCTGAAATTCCCAAGAGAAGTAGACAACTTGTTTGGAGAGTTGCAGTTCAAATGAGTAGGAATGCATCACAGCTGGCACTTCAG GTCAGGTACCTAGATTTTTATCTCAGATGGAGTGATCTGATTCGTCCTGAGCAGAACATCCAGGATGGGAAAGGTCAAGAGACTGAAGCTTCTGCTTTCAGAAATGCAAATATTTGTGACAATAAACTTGTAGAGGGGAAAAGTTGTTATGGAATAGCTTTTGGGAGCCAAAAACATCTTCCTTCTCGGGTGATGAAAAATGTTGTTCAAGTGGAGCAAGATCCagaaggaaaggaaaagtaTTGGTTTTTTGAAACACGTATTccattatatttgataaaagagtATGAAGAAGGTAATGGAAATATGCCATGTAATGAGGAGCACTTGAATACTGCATCTGAGTTGCTGCACAGAAGGCGGTTGAAGGCTATCTGCAAGGACATATTTTTTTACCTAACATGCAAGAGAGATAACTTGGATGTGGTGTCATGTTCTGTATGTCAGATGGGTGTTTTAATTCG GGATGCTCACAAGTGCAATGCATGCCAAG GTTATTGTCACGAGGGCTGTTCAACAAGATCAACAGTCTCGGCAAATGAAGTTGAGTACTTGACTACATGCAAGCAATGCTACCATGCCAGATTACTTGCTCAGAAAGAGAATACTAATGAATCTCCAACCAGTCCATTACTCCTACAAGGACGAGAGAATAACTCTGGGACATTTTTGAATGGATCAAGGCCTAAATCTCATGATCAAGTACTGAAATCTTCCAGGACAAAGGCTAATAATCCCAACGTGAAACAAGTTACTCCTGTGACGGCTTTGAAAGGAACAAAGGCTAAATATTATGAACAAGAACCGACTTCTACCAGGACAAAGGATAATAATCATTTTGGCACGCCTCAAGTTGCTTCTGAGGCCACTTTGACAGGAAAAAAACCTCGCAAAAATTGTTCTTGGGGTATTATAtggcaaaagaaaaataatgaagataCAGACAATGATTTCTGGCTCAGAAACATACTTTTGAAAGGGGGTTCAAACATGCCACAGTTAAAACCTGTTTGTCACTTGTGTCGGAAGCCATATATGTCTGATCTGACGTATATTTGCTGTGAGACATGCCAAA ATTGGTATCACGCTGAAGCTGTTGAACTTGAAGAATCCAAAATTTCTAGTGTGTTGGGCTTCAAATGTTGCAAGTGTCGAAGGATAAAATCACCTGTTTGTCCATACTCTGATTTGAAGCCTAAGAGACAAGAGGGCAAGAAGTCACGCACAAGGACTAAAAAGAAAGAGCATTCTGGAGCAGACTCCGATTCTGGAGCAATCTATTATGATATGAGAGATTGTGAAGTTGCTACTCCTGTCTTTCATGTAGAGGATGATCCCAGTCATGTCTTTCCTGTAGAGGGTGATCCTACTCACGTCTTTCCTGTAGAGGATGAtcctcttcttttctctctttcgagTGTTGAGCTGCTAACAGAACCTAAGATGGAAGGGGATGTTGAGTGGAACAGTGTCCCTGGGCCAGGGCTTCGGAAATTGCCAGTGAGAAGGAATGTTAAGCATGAAGGGGATGGTGATGTTTCTTTTGGAGGTATGCCTGCAGATGTATCTCCACCTTTAGAATATGCCTCTGCTGTTGACTTTGACAACAAGCTGCTGAATGACTCTGATAATGTAAACTATGATGATTACATGGATTTTGAACCCAATACCTATTTCTCTCTAACGGAACTGCTGCAGCCAGATGATGGTAGTCAGTTTGAGGGTGTTGATGTGTCTGCGGACTTGTCGGGATATTTGGAAAATTCTAGTACCCTTATTCCTGAAGAACGTGGAGATGATAAAACAGAACCTGCATTTTCCTTGCAAGACACCGGCGGGGACTTGTCAGGATATTTGGAAAATTCTATTACATTTATTCCTGAAGAATGTGGAGATGTTATGACAGAACCTACATTTTCCTTGCAAGACACTGGCTTTAGTTGTATGAAATGTTCACAAATGGAACCGGCCCCTGATCTCTTTTGTGAGATTTGTGGGATTTTGATTCACAGCCAATGTTCGCCTTGGGTTGAAATACCATCTAGGCTTGGAAGTTGGAGGTGTGGGAATTGCCGGGATTGGTAA